One part of the Brevundimonas sp. NIBR11 genome encodes these proteins:
- a CDS encoding serine hydrolase domain-containing protein yields the protein MTTAPEISGLCPPRFGAVKDAFAANFTDAPDGLNEQGARFSVVIAGETVLDLWAGVAEPRDQTPFTDDTLVPVFSSGKAIMALLMASAVQRGKLAYEEKVAHLWPAYGAAGKADVTVAQLLSHQDGLPGFSEPVDPAIWFDQRAVLDRLAAQAPMWPPGTASGYHPVTVGFLANEVHRLADGRTMGQALRHDFADPFGLDLWIGLPESEHGRVAALRKPSKAPDLGPIDAIKTAAFLDKGSAPGGRGSAEWRSVEIPSANLHGTALSLARAMAVFADEGKLDGRTVLSPAVLAEATKARISGPDKVLPYDITWAAGLMRNAGLNIFGPNPDALGHCGWGGSCVMADPDVKLSAAYAMTRQSPYLIGDPRAQRLIDALYTVF from the coding sequence ATGACCACCGCCCCCGAGATTTCCGGCCTCTGCCCGCCGCGCTTCGGCGCGGTGAAGGACGCCTTCGCCGCCAACTTCACCGACGCCCCCGACGGGCTGAACGAACAGGGCGCGCGGTTCTCGGTCGTCATCGCCGGAGAGACGGTGCTGGACCTGTGGGCGGGCGTGGCCGAGCCGCGCGACCAGACGCCCTTCACCGATGACACGCTGGTCCCCGTCTTCTCCTCGGGCAAGGCGATCATGGCCCTGTTGATGGCTTCGGCCGTCCAGCGCGGCAAACTGGCTTACGAAGAGAAGGTCGCCCACCTCTGGCCCGCCTATGGCGCCGCCGGAAAGGCGGACGTCACCGTCGCCCAGCTGCTGTCGCACCAGGACGGCCTGCCCGGCTTCTCCGAGCCCGTCGATCCGGCCATCTGGTTCGACCAGCGCGCCGTGCTGGACAGACTGGCCGCCCAGGCGCCGATGTGGCCGCCCGGAACCGCCTCGGGCTACCACCCGGTCACCGTCGGCTTTCTCGCCAACGAGGTCCATCGCCTCGCCGACGGCCGCACCATGGGACAGGCCCTCCGCCACGACTTCGCCGACCCCTTCGGCCTCGATCTCTGGATCGGCCTGCCCGAAAGCGAGCACGGCCGGGTCGCCGCCCTGCGCAAACCGTCGAAAGCCCCAGATCTCGGCCCCATCGACGCCATCAAGACCGCCGCCTTCCTCGACAAGGGCTCGGCTCCCGGCGGGCGCGGCTCGGCCGAGTGGCGCTCCGTCGAAATCCCGTCCGCCAACCTGCACGGCACGGCCTTGTCCCTGGCCCGCGCGATGGCCGTCTTCGCCGACGAAGGAAAGCTGGACGGCCGGACCGTCCTGTCCCCCGCCGTGCTGGCGGAGGCGACCAAGGCCCGCATTTCCGGTCCCGACAAGGTCCTGCCCTACGACATCACCTGGGCGGCGGGTCTGATGCGAAACGCGGGGCTGAACATCTTCGGGCCGAACCCGGATGCGCTCGGCCACTGCGGCTGGGGCGGCAGCTGCGTCATGGCCGATCCGGACGTGAAGCTCTCGGCCGCCTACGCCATGACGCGCCAGTCGCCGTATCTGATCGGCGACCCCCGCGCGCAACGATTGATTGACGCCCTCTACACCGTCTTCTGA